In Leptidea sinapis chromosome 28, ilLepSina1.1, whole genome shotgun sequence, a single genomic region encodes these proteins:
- the LOC126973012 gene encoding uncharacterized protein LOC126973012, whose protein sequence is MIRIAILILLTTTDGKILRNNALMSQMVSNFHKDSSNTERDLEPVESKNEPVLSRMQKLLCKNFKTIPCELITQDSTLRKLIEKSIAQINYRKLKMEKTTQALRYVTLHPFVKEEYSNYVGDDYTKHAIEKVPSRHFKKTKNANSKHTTVYGRKNIKKFYPHKVKYRDKDIKKRLGDYSEDKFSMSEELPDMTLTKKHQHLSYKVEPANPPIWRIDYTKHGEPSYNMFSLGTDRHEDRMKTEHDAAAKDNILDQARRKDVLHSDIYIKNKYNVKNFNSDPIEK, encoded by the coding sequence ATGATTCGTATTGCGATACTAATCTTGCTAACGACGACGGATGGAAAAATTCTACGCAACAACGCTCTCATGTCTCAAATGGTCTCCAATTTCCACAAAGACAGTTCCAACACCGAAAGAGACCTCGAACCTGTTGAGAGCAAAAATGAACCAGTCCTCTCCAGAATGCAAAAGCTTTTATGCAAGAACTTCAAAACGATACCTTGCGAACTGATCACACAGGATTCAACGTTACGGAAGCTAATAGAGAAGTCGATCGCACAAATTAACTATCGGAAACTGAAAATGGAGAAAACGACGCAAGCTTTGCGGTACGTAACTCTGCACCCATTTGTAAAAGAAGAGTATTCCAATTACGTTGGCGATGACTACACTAAACACGCGATAGAAAAAGTCCCATCGAGACAttttaagaaaactaaaaatgcTAATTCGAAGCACACAACAGTGTACGGTAGGAAGAATATAAAGAAATTCTATCCCCACAAAGTAAAATATAGAGACAAAGATATCAAAAAGCGCTTAGGAGATTATTCGGAAGACAAATTTTCAATGTCAGAAGAGTTGCCAGACATGACGCTTACTAAAAAGCATCAACATTTGTCGTACAAGGTGGAACCAGCTAACCCTCCAATATGGCGGATTGACTACACCAAACACGGAGAGCCTAGCTACAATATGTTCTCATTGGGAACAGACAGACATGAAGATAGAATGAAAACAGAACATGATGCTGCTGCGAAGGATAATATTTTAGATCAAGCTCGAAGAAAGGATGTCCTACATtctgatatttatattaaaaataaatataatgtgaaaaacttTAATTCTGATccaattgaaaaataa